The Toxoplasma gondii ME49 chromosome XI, whole genome shotgun sequence region TGAGGCTTTTTGAGTGTACAGTTGTGCCTTTGTTGTGTTTGAACACCGGGGCGCGTACCCACTTTCTTTCCTGAGCTTTCGCGGCCAGGCAGTTGGGGAGACCTAACACGACTTCTCCAACTTCGCGTCAGCACCGACTGTGGACGGCCCTCGTGTGGTGCGGTGAGCAGCGTTaccttctttttctgaacGTCGGTCTCCCTCCCGGAGCCCCCGAGGAGAAGCACGGAGTCGCCCTGCCTCTTGGCTCGTACAggccgtctctctttccgtgTCTCCCTTCGCTGTCGCGACTCGAACATCTTCCCGCCAACTCGGTCTCTCCACCCACCTTTGCGCTTGCCGCGTTTGCCGCAGCGTCTTTTTCAGTGacgtcttcgtttttttcgctgaCTTCCTGCCTCCACCTTTCAATCCGTAAACCTCTCTGTCCAGAGGACTCTCAAGAACATCTCGAACCACAAAAAAGATGCCGGGACAtgcctctcctgtctcctccatgTGTGGGGAGggccttcttctgccgcaacagcgtctctgctcctcgccAGGCTTCGGTCCGCGGCAGACCCCTTcgagcgcgcatgcagccatgGGAAGTGCCTCTCTGAGCCGAGCGGCCGCACACCACGGCTCGTACAGCTCGTCGATGGCGCAGCTGGTCTCTTCCCAGTGCAGAAGAACCCAGTCTTGTAAGTGAAAGACACTTCTCGTGGATAAACAGCTTCTGCAGGAGGCTGCAATATATACCGGGTtcgggaagacgaagaataTCAAATCGAGGCGAGAAATGTTTTCGTGGGTGTGCTGAACGCACCGAAACAAAGAATGTTAGTTAGAGTTGTTGACCTTGTGAAATGCGCATAGGGTGTGCGCGCTCTGATAGAGAACGGTGCCTGGACAGGGATACGCGTACGTCTGTTCGTTGAGAGGAAACAGATCTTACCTCTGACACcttgcgttttccttcccGTTACGGAGCGACTTGCTGTTTCCACTATCTACTGCTTGCCTATTCTTCAAACTCTACATGGATGCgttcacatgcatgcatatgcgtgAGTGGACGTTTGTAAGACATTACACAGAGAAGCCGTAGAGGTATGCGTTCGAAACTCCTCGGGTGCACCTTGttccggtgtctgtacagggTCTCAGGGTCAGCAACCGCACACGGGTCGGCGGGGCAGTTTTGCGAGTATTCCCCCGCAGTCACTTAGTCaccagaaggcgaagcagttGGAGCAGCAGAGCCGGCCGGCTCAACTGCGCGACTCTGCGTGGTCTTCCCACCACCACAAACTGCATGATTTGGTGGAGGCGATAAAACACCCTCTGTCTCACAGTACGCAGTCCACGCGTATTTCAACTTCCAGCTTGCACATTGGTGAGTGCCCGGAGGTTCCAGAACATAAGGCGACCTTTGCAATGAAGCGAACGGGGACGCTCAAGTGGCAGGAGACGCTagcggaggaagacgaagagcgtGGAATGGACGCAGCCGAGGAGCctcagaaggagaagaaggtctCGTTCGGGAAGAACCACAGCGCGCCAAATCTCATGCGAAGACGTGGGCACGGGGCTGAGGGGGCGTTTCGAGCTGTAGGAGGAATCAACGTTTTGCCTGTGACTCTGGAGACGGATGCTTCGCCGCAGACAAGCTCAGAAAGCACGTCGACTGCGTCCACCTTCTCCACCACGAGCTCCTACCCCTGCAGCTTggcttcgctctctggcgCAGATTCAGATACTTCGGCCGCGTCGCCGAGAAAGTCCCGGGAGGCCTCTGCTGACGAGGTCCGACGCTTCGAGAGCAGCTCTCCCACAACGCTCTCCACCTCCTCCCTGGCCTCCAACTCGACCGTGAAGAGGAACTTCGCGTGGTACTCTTTCAAGGCTAAACTGCGCAACCGCAAGTGAAAGCGGATGTTTGCGGGAGGTCGTGGACGCGCCGATACGGCGCAGCGCCGAGTAGAGAAGACAAAGTCGCTGAAGAGAGGAGTGAAAGGGCAAGAAGCGAATCGCCGTAAAAGACGCCAACTGGACGTGTATGCACACACGGACGCTTGAGGCAACGACGCTTGACATGTACGCAGAGGTTCActtgggggggggggtgcGGCCACCTTCACATACGAAGGCTCGGAGGAGTTTCCTGAAGGGAGACATcgacgcagaggcgcgtGTGCGTTTGAGTCGATCTAGAAAGAGCTTTTCTTCAGGCAGAAAATGAGTCGAGGGGCGGTAGTCTAGAGTTGTCGGTCTTCGACCCAGGACGCGCCCGTGGTTCCCGACGCCGGGAAAAAACAGGTTGATCACAAAGTCTGGGGGTGGCGGGGACGAGCTAGCTACGTGACATGTCAGTCAAAAGCGGGTGATCTAGATGAGGGGAGAGAACTCACCGAATGAACTTTGCTCGCAACGTGCACCGATCTTAGCTCGATTTCCACAACAGGTCGGTTTGCGTGAGGATCCCACTTATTTTTTGAGTTTttgcagaa contains the following coding sequences:
- a CDS encoding hypothetical protein (encoded by transcript TGME49_314450) yields the protein MPGHASPVSSMCGEGLLLPQQRLCSSPGFGPRQTPSSAHAAMGSASLSRAAAHHGSYSSSMAQLVSSQCRRTQSWSQGQQPHTGRRGSFASIPPQSLSHQKAKQLEQQSRPAQLRDSAWSSHHHKLHDLVEAIKHPLSHSTQSTRISTSSLHIGECPEVPEHKATFAMKRTGTLKWQETLAEEDEERGMDAAEEPQKEKKVSFGKNHSAPNLMRRRGHGAEGAFRAVGGINVLPVTLETDASPQTSSESTSTASTFSTTSSYPCSLASLSGADSDTSAASPRKSREASADEVRRFESSSPTTLSTSSLASNSTVKRNFAWYSFKAKLRNRK